The Gossypium hirsutum isolate 1008001.06 chromosome D07, Gossypium_hirsutum_v2.1, whole genome shotgun sequence genome includes the window TTCGAAATTTCACCTTTGAAGAAGTCTTACTCGTGGTGTTTGGGGAAGTAGTtatgaatgaattaaaaaattttgattgtttGAGCTGATAACTGTTGTATACAATTGTATTCTCATGTTTATCACCAAGTAATCTGGGAAATAAATCTCATTGAGCGTAAAAACTTTATGAAGGAAGTACTATTCAAATTCAATTGATTGTTCAAACTTCAAACAACTATTTTAACCTTTGCCTCTATGCTGCACTATCTGCATGGTTCCTATGCATTTTTCTTCTCTCTATTGATGATTGATAAAAATTGTAGATTGATATATATCAAAATTGACAATCTCTTCTGGTTTTTGTGGCCCGAGTGCAGGTATGATAGCTGTCTGGTTCAAGACTAACACTTAGTTACTTATTCAAGGGTTCTATTTGATCAAGTTTTCTAGGACTTTTTACATTGCATTATATTGTTCAGTGCTTTGGAGCTTTGCATCAGGATTTGTCATCTGATTTTCTTTGTACAAGTTAACAAGTGACGATTCTATAGTTTTCAGTTCGCGTCTCACAGAGATACAGATTACAGAAGACTGCGGTAGGAAATATATTCAAAGTTCAGTGTCCTGGTAAGTTTATGTTAAGATAAAGACGAATTAATCTCTTTATGTTATGAAATTATTGACAGTGGGTGGCATGTCTCCCATTTGTAGATTGGCATATTTATCACTCTTCCACGTTGCTGTTGTTTATAATTCATATGGGCATCTAGGTTTACTTTATGTTTAGTGGCTCTAGGTAAAAATAAACTTTCAGTGGACTCTAAATGAGCTAAAATAGTTCATAGCTGATGCTGTTTGTTCTGACTTATATGATGCACTTAATTTTATTTGCCTTGcgcgtgtgtgtgtgtgttttttttttggggggggaggATCTTACTGGAGGACTTTATAATATCTAGCCGGTGCTGGTGGTTGATCCCTATAAGGTTTTTTGAAATGAGCCGTATTTTGCACCTGAGATTGAGTTTGGTCACTATTTGTGTGGAAGTCAAGGAAACTAGAGGATTTTCATTCCTTTTCCCTTCTGCACCATGCCTTTCCAAGAAATAAAGATGTTGGGGTTTCTGGGAATGTTTTcgggtttccttttttttttttttctctttttatggGACCTTGGGTGTATTTTATGGTCTGCTTCTTTTCTATTGTTTGACGTGCTGCCATCTTTTATACCTTGGTATGGAGACTTCTGAAAATTCTCCATGCACGGTGCTAGTTTTGCGGTTTATAATGTTCGTTGTCTAGTTTATCCTTTGATTAATGGACTATTTTTCCCGTTACCTGATGAATTCAATATGCTGAGTAACTTTGCACAGCATGTTCAAGATGGCTGGTGTTAAACGAAGAATAATTACTGATTTGGATGTACGTGCTCTCCATAAAGAACTGGATGAAGTCTCATGTCCAATCTGCATGGACCATCCACATAATGCTGTTCTGCTGCTGTGCAGCTCGCACGACAAGGGTTGCAGATCTTACATTTGTGACACAAGTTACAGGCATTCAAATTGCCTAGACCGATTTAAAAAATTCAGGGCTAATTCTAGTAAGAGTCCAATATTACCTCATCCCTTCCCCCTAAACCCTCCGAATTCTAGTACTTTTGATTTGAACTTGGCATTAAGAACTGATTTTGTTGAAGGTAATGGAAGTCAAAATCTGAATGAAACCAATAGCATGGCAGGAGGATCAGAAGATAATATCCGAGAGCCAACTAGGAATCTTGATTCACAAGGAGAAGGTATTATAGAAATAGCAGACTCTTACTCCTTCCGGGGAAGATCTGAATCCGAAGATGTAGATGCTGAGAATTTTAAATCTAGTTTGAAATGCCCTCTTTGCCGAGGGAACGTACTTCGCTGGGAGGTTGTGGAAGAGGCCAGAAAGTATCTAAATTCGAAGAAGAGAACCTGTTCTAGGGAATCTTGCTCCTACTCTGGAAGTTACCAGGAATTGCGTCGGCATGCCAGGAGAGTCCATCCGACAATACGACCTTCAGATATTGACCCATCCAGAGAACGAGCCTGGCGCCGCCTTGAGCACCAAAGAGAATACGGTGACATTGTAAGTGCTATTCGATCTGCCATGCCAGGTGCTCTTGTGGTTGGAGACTATGTTATTGAGAATGGAGATAGGTTGGCAGCTCGAAGGGAGAATAGCACTGGTGAAGCAAGTTCACCATGGTGGACTACTTTCTTTCTGTTTCAGATTGGTTCAGTCGACAATGTTGGTGAATCAAGAGCCAGGTCCAGGGTTTGGTCAAGGCATCGACACCCTGGAGGAGCTGTATCTGAGCGGAGGTTCCTTTGGGGCGAGAATCTCTTGGGTTTGCAAGATgacgatgatgaagatgatgtgCGTGTAATAAGTGATGTAGGTGAAGATGCATCTCCAAGCCCAAGGAGACGCAGACGCCTGACGCGGTCAAGGTCAGATGAAGATCTGTCATGAAATATATCAGATAATTTTTGCAGGTAAGTCTCAGTTGCTTGACATTATTTCGAATGGGATTTATTTCGAACTGCTTTTCCCTGACCCGGTTGGTAGTATTCATCCCAAGTAGTGTGCATAAGCTTTTGCTGGTCTCAGAATCCACCATCTTGTGGGTTTCTAGTATGTGTCATCTGGAATTATGTATTCAGACTTTTATGTATTTTGGCTTTAGACAAATGTATTTAGATGTACTGAAGCTCAAACCAGTATTTCTCTTCACTGGTCCTGCATTCCTAAGGGGTCTTATACTGGCATTTACTCTTGTGCTTTATATTATGGAAAATTATTTGGTACAGGGTTAAATGAGTCAATTCCGATTCATTTTTATCCATGTCTATTACTGGGCTTTTAGACGTTGCGGAACCGGTCCCATTAAATAAATCattagtaatttttaaaaataattattaaaaaaattagcagATCTGGTTCAATCTGTTTAATAGTTGGTTCAATTCTCGATTCAATCAATGGTTGGTTTTCGTTTGGTTTAAACATGCATTAATTAAAGCAAAATTTGAGAAATCATTACATGTTTTCAGATTATGATTCACGAAAATGAATgtcaagtttatttttatttataatataagaagCTTAAAAAGAGTTGTTAATAGAAAACCCCAACAATTTATTACGTTGCACTTGTAATTGTCAAGTGTGAAGGTGACTAATTATGTAGCTCATCGATGCCCCTTGCCCATGGAAGGTGGTATAGAACCAACAAAAATACCTTTCTACATACATCAAGGACACAATTGCATTGTACGGGAACATGATTAGAAGAGAAAACTAA containing:
- the LOC107954917 gene encoding uncharacterized protein isoform X1; translation: MFKMAGVKRRIITDLDVRALHKELDEVSCPICMDHPHNAVLLLCSSHDKGCRSYICDTSYRHSNCLDRFKKFRANSSKSPILPHPFPLNPPNSSTFDLNLALRTDFVEGNGSQNLNETNSMAGGSEDNIREPTRNLDSQGEGIIEIADSYSFRGRSESEDVDAENFKSSLKCPLCRGNVLRWEVVEEARKYLNSKKRTCSRESCSYSGSYQELRRHARRVHPTIRPSDIDPSRERAWRRLEHQREYGDIVSAIRSAMPGALVVGDYVIENGDRLAARRENSTGEASSPWWTTFFLFQIGSVDNVGESRARSRVWSRHRHPGGAVSERRFLWGENLLGLQDDDDEDDVRVISDVGEDASPSPRRRRRLTRSRSDEDLS
- the LOC107954917 gene encoding uncharacterized protein isoform X2, producing MFKMAGVKRRIITDLDVRALHKELDEVSCPICMDHPHNAVLLLCSSHDKGCRSYICDTSYRHSNCLDRFKKFRANSSNGSQNLNETNSMAGGSEDNIREPTRNLDSQGEGIIEIADSYSFRGRSESEDVDAENFKSSLKCPLCRGNVLRWEVVEEARKYLNSKKRTCSRESCSYSGSYQELRRHARRVHPTIRPSDIDPSRERAWRRLEHQREYGDIVSAIRSAMPGALVVGDYVIENGDRLAARRENSTGEASSPWWTTFFLFQIGSVDNVGESRARSRVWSRHRHPGGAVSERRFLWGENLLGLQDDDDEDDVRVISDVGEDASPSPRRRRRLTRSRSDEDLS